One part of the Solanum dulcamara chromosome 3, daSolDulc1.2, whole genome shotgun sequence genome encodes these proteins:
- the LOC129882522 gene encoding sorting nexin 2B-like isoform X1 produces the protein MMGEEGRKEAGMESLSLDDDEDDNKLTSKSYSNYRSAMTSLSDSHHPLSPSIVATPDDSDPLLASSIQPPFYADIVLSPIDVEEFNAIQNPSDDSRKSTLSPPLNLEYLNITVSDPQKEMEASASIVPGSNTYVTYLITTKTNLPEYGGTDFSVRRRFKDIVTLSDRLSEGYRGYFIPPRPDKSVVESQVMQKQEFVEQRRLALEKYLHKLASHPLIRKSDELRVFLQVDGKLPLPTTTDVASRVLDGAVKLPKQLFGDSGNVIGPQDVVQPAKGGRDLLRLFKELKQSVTNDWGGSKSPVEEEDKDFLENKERLHNLELQLSNASKQAESLVKAQQDMGDTIGELGLTFIKLTKFENERGTVNTQRERAANMKNVATAAVKSSRLYRELNSRTVKHLDILHEHLSLMLGIHHAFSDRSSALLTVQTLISELSSLNSRAEKLETATSKIFGGDKSRVRKLEELKDSIRVTEDAKRCAIREYERIKENNQSEIDRINRERHVDFVNMLKGFVTNQVAYTERIGQEWSKVADETSRYSRE, from the exons ATGATGGGCGAAGAAGGTCGTAAAGAAGCAGGCATGGAGAGTCTATCTCTTGACGATGATGAAGATGATAACAAGTTGACCTCCAAATCCTACTCTAACTACCGCAGTGCCATGACTTCTCTTTCTGATTCTCACCACCCTCTTTCCCCGTCGATCGTCGCTACACCTGACGATTCTGACCCCTTATTAGCTTCTTCTATTCAACCACCTTTTTATGCCGACATCGTCCTCAGTCCTATTGatgttgaagaatttaatgCCATCCAAAACCCTAGCGATGACTCAAGAAAATCTACATTGTCTCCACCTTTAAACTTGGAGTATTTGAATATCACGGTTTCGGATCCACAGAAGGAAATGGAAGCATCCGCGTCAATTGTTCCCGGCAGTAATACTTACGTTACCTATTTAATCACCACAAAAACCAATTTACCCGAATATGGAGGAACCGATTTCAGCGTTCGGAGGCGCTTCAAAGACATAGTTACTTTATCCGACAGATTGAGCGAAGGTTATAGAGGCTATTTTATTCCTCCCAGGCCGGATAAAAGTGTAGTGGAGAGTCAAGTGATGCAGAAACAGGAGTTTGTGGAGCAAAGAAGATTGGCATTGGAGAAGTACTTGCATAAGCTTGCATCACATCCACTCATCAGGAAGAGTGATGAATTGAGGGTCTTTTTGCAAGTGGATGGTAAGCTTCCCCTGCCAACGACCACTGATGTGGCATCTAGGGTATTGGATGGAGCAGTAAAGTTGCCAAAGCAATTGTTTGGGGACTCAGGAAATGTGATTGGGCCGCAGGATGTTGTGCAGCCTGCTAAAGGTGGTAGGGATTTGCTGAGGTTGTTCAAAGAACTGAAGCAATCTGTTACCAATGATTGGGGTGGGTCAAAGTCACCTGTCGAGGAGGAGGATAAGGATTTCCTGGAAAATAAAGAAAGGTTGCACAATCTTGAGCTGCAACTTAGTAATGCGTCAAAGCAG GCTGAATCACTTGTTAAAGCTCAGCAAGATATGGGGGATACGATTGGAGAACTTGGGCTAACATTTATTAAGTTGACAAAGTTTGAGAATGAACGAGGTACTGTGAATACTCAGAGAGAACGGGCCGCTAATATGAAAAACGTGGCTACTGCAGCTGTTAAATCCAGCAGATTGTATCGGGAGTTAAATTCACGGACAGTGAAGCATTTG GATATTCTACATGAACACCTGAgtctaatgttgggtatacacCATGCATTTTCAGACCGATCAAGTGCTTTATTGACAGTGCAGACTCTCATTTCGGAATTGTCTTCCTTAAATTCAAGAGCAGAGAAACTTGAAACAGCAACCTCTAAGATATTTGGAGGTGATAAATCAAGAGTTCGAAAGTTGGAAGAGTTAAAAGATTCCATTAGGGTCACTGAAGATGCCAAAAGGTGTGCCATCAGAGAATATGAACGCATTAAG GAAAATAATCAAAGTGAGATA
- the LOC129882522 gene encoding sorting nexin 2B-like isoform X2 has product MMGEEGRKEAGMESLSLDDDEDDNKLTSKSYSNYRSAMTSLSDSHHPLSPSIVATPDDSDPLLASSIQPPFYADIVLSPIDVEEFNAIQNPSDDSRKSTLSPPLNLEYLNITVSDPQKEMEASASIVPGSNTYVTYLITTKTNLPEYGGTDFSVRRRFKDIVTLSDRLSEGYRGYFIPPRPDKSVVESQVMQKQEFVEQRRLALEKYLHKLASHPLIRKSDELRVFLQVDGKLPLPTTTDVASRVLDGAVKLPKQLFGDSGNVIGPQDVVQPAKGGRDLLRLFKELKQSVTNDWGGSKSPVEEEDKDFLENKERLHNLELQLSNASKQAESLVKAQQDMGDTIGELGLTFIKLTKFENERGTVNTQRERAANMKNVATAAVKSSRLYRELNSRTVKHLDILHEHLSLMLGIHHAFSDRSSALLTVQTLISELSSLNSRAEKLETATSKIFGGDKSRVRKLEELKDSIRVTEDAKRCAIREYERIKENNQSEIDRINRERHVDFVNMLKGFVTNQIDL; this is encoded by the exons ATGATGGGCGAAGAAGGTCGTAAAGAAGCAGGCATGGAGAGTCTATCTCTTGACGATGATGAAGATGATAACAAGTTGACCTCCAAATCCTACTCTAACTACCGCAGTGCCATGACTTCTCTTTCTGATTCTCACCACCCTCTTTCCCCGTCGATCGTCGCTACACCTGACGATTCTGACCCCTTATTAGCTTCTTCTATTCAACCACCTTTTTATGCCGACATCGTCCTCAGTCCTATTGatgttgaagaatttaatgCCATCCAAAACCCTAGCGATGACTCAAGAAAATCTACATTGTCTCCACCTTTAAACTTGGAGTATTTGAATATCACGGTTTCGGATCCACAGAAGGAAATGGAAGCATCCGCGTCAATTGTTCCCGGCAGTAATACTTACGTTACCTATTTAATCACCACAAAAACCAATTTACCCGAATATGGAGGAACCGATTTCAGCGTTCGGAGGCGCTTCAAAGACATAGTTACTTTATCCGACAGATTGAGCGAAGGTTATAGAGGCTATTTTATTCCTCCCAGGCCGGATAAAAGTGTAGTGGAGAGTCAAGTGATGCAGAAACAGGAGTTTGTGGAGCAAAGAAGATTGGCATTGGAGAAGTACTTGCATAAGCTTGCATCACATCCACTCATCAGGAAGAGTGATGAATTGAGGGTCTTTTTGCAAGTGGATGGTAAGCTTCCCCTGCCAACGACCACTGATGTGGCATCTAGGGTATTGGATGGAGCAGTAAAGTTGCCAAAGCAATTGTTTGGGGACTCAGGAAATGTGATTGGGCCGCAGGATGTTGTGCAGCCTGCTAAAGGTGGTAGGGATTTGCTGAGGTTGTTCAAAGAACTGAAGCAATCTGTTACCAATGATTGGGGTGGGTCAAAGTCACCTGTCGAGGAGGAGGATAAGGATTTCCTGGAAAATAAAGAAAGGTTGCACAATCTTGAGCTGCAACTTAGTAATGCGTCAAAGCAG GCTGAATCACTTGTTAAAGCTCAGCAAGATATGGGGGATACGATTGGAGAACTTGGGCTAACATTTATTAAGTTGACAAAGTTTGAGAATGAACGAGGTACTGTGAATACTCAGAGAGAACGGGCCGCTAATATGAAAAACGTGGCTACTGCAGCTGTTAAATCCAGCAGATTGTATCGGGAGTTAAATTCACGGACAGTGAAGCATTTG GATATTCTACATGAACACCTGAgtctaatgttgggtatacacCATGCATTTTCAGACCGATCAAGTGCTTTATTGACAGTGCAGACTCTCATTTCGGAATTGTCTTCCTTAAATTCAAGAGCAGAGAAACTTGAAACAGCAACCTCTAAGATATTTGGAGGTGATAAATCAAGAGTTCGAAAGTTGGAAGAGTTAAAAGATTCCATTAGGGTCACTGAAGATGCCAAAAGGTGTGCCATCAGAGAATATGAACGCATTAAG GAAAATAATCAAAGTGAGATA